One segment of Methylotenera versatilis 79 DNA contains the following:
- the purL gene encoding phosphoribosylformylglycinamidine synthase, whose protein sequence is MPSTSFLSLRGSPALSPFRLDKLYATLKQSAPSITHIYAEFVHFAFSEAPLSDAQQQSLKQILTYGPQAQLEEPVGELFLVVPRIGTISPWASRATDIAHNCGLSSVLRIERGIAFYVTTVNNTPLNDAEKNALKAIIQDRMTETVLGDLNDAQKLFHSAQPKPFNSIDILKDGTAALNKANNEMGLALSPDEVDYLVENFSKIGRNPTDVELMMFAQANSEHCRHKIFNADWVIDGEAQDISLFGMIRNTHKLNPGHTVVAYSDNSSIIAGQKTQRFYPNAAGEYGFKEEDTHYLMKVETHNHPTAISPFAGAATGAGGEIRDEGATGVGSKPKAGLTGFSVSNLNIPDFAQPWEAPYGKPGRIATPLQIMTDGPLGGAAYNNEFGRPNIAGYFRTFELEAADSNGNVEVRGYHKPIMLAGGVGNISAEHSHKNAIPAGAALIQLGGPAMLIGLGGGAASSMDTGSNTENLDFDSVQRGNPELQRRAQEVIDRCWQLGDKNPILSIHDVGAGGISNAFPELVNDAKVGAAFQIRDVHNEEPGMSPRELWSNESQERYVMAVLQEDLPHFKALCERERCPFAIVGYATEARHLTVADNHFNNNPVDMDLSVLLGKPPKMTRDVKTAAKYLTTFNTQKIDLKDAVSRVLRLPGVADKTFLITIGDRSVTGLIARDQMVGPWQIPVSDVAVTLAGYETNVGEAFAIGERAPIALIDAPASGRMAIGEAITNIAAAAIDDISNLKLSANWMAPAGHAGEDAALFATVKAVGMELCPALGISIPVGKDSMSMKTVWDDGDTKKAVTSPISLVVTAFANTLDARKTLTPQLRIDLGETKLILIDLGNGKNRMGGSSLAQVYGQIGDTAPDVDNPTQLTTFFAAIQQLNVENKLLAYHDRSDGGLFTTLVEMAFAGHCGIDIDIADLQGDIASALFNEELGAVIQVRASDVDAVLTQFKSLSTHVIGSVTNLNQINITQNSQPVFADSRVNLHRMWSETTYRMQSLRDNPVCAQQEYDRILNVSDTGLHAHLTFDINENIAAPYINKGVKPKMAILREQGVNGQVEMAAAFDRAGFASVDVHMSDVISGRVKLKDFAGLVACGGFSYGDVLGAGEGWAKSILFNNRANDEFSAFFNRTDSFALGVCNGCQMMSNLHSIIPGSEHWPHFVKNKSEQFEARVAMVEVLESPSIFFNGMAGSRMPIAVAHGEGFAEFISQSAVNNVLDKKLLTMRFVENAIGLNNASTPTEIYPFNPNGSPLGITGLTTQDGRFSIMMPHPERVFRAVQHSWRPDSWTEDAPWMRMFRNARKYVD, encoded by the coding sequence ATGCCCAGCACCTCATTTTTAAGCCTTCGCGGCAGCCCTGCCTTATCACCATTCCGTCTCGATAAACTTTACGCCACCTTAAAACAATCAGCGCCCAGCATTACGCATATCTATGCGGAATTTGTGCATTTTGCATTTAGTGAAGCGCCGTTGAGCGATGCACAGCAACAATCGCTTAAACAGATTCTCACTTACGGTCCGCAAGCACAATTAGAAGAGCCCGTTGGTGAGTTGTTTTTAGTCGTACCGCGCATTGGCACTATCTCACCTTGGGCGTCGCGCGCTACAGATATTGCCCATAATTGCGGGTTAAGTAGCGTATTACGTATTGAACGTGGCATCGCGTTTTACGTGACTACAGTAAATAACACGCCATTGAATGATGCTGAAAAAAATGCACTAAAAGCCATCATTCAAGACCGCATGACAGAAACCGTATTAGGTGATTTAAATGATGCGCAGAAATTATTTCACAGCGCACAACCTAAACCATTCAATAGTATCGATATCTTAAAAGACGGCACAGCGGCGCTGAATAAAGCGAACAATGAAATGGGATTGGCGCTATCGCCAGATGAAGTCGATTACCTAGTTGAAAACTTCAGCAAAATCGGCCGCAATCCGACCGATGTCGAGCTGATGATGTTTGCACAAGCGAACTCTGAACACTGTAGGCACAAGATATTCAATGCCGATTGGGTGATTGATGGTGAAGCGCAAGATATTTCACTCTTTGGCATGATTCGCAATACGCACAAGCTGAATCCTGGCCATACTGTTGTTGCTTATTCAGATAACTCTTCTATTATTGCGGGTCAAAAAACCCAGCGTTTTTACCCAAATGCTGCTGGTGAATACGGTTTTAAAGAAGAAGATACACATTACTTGATGAAAGTAGAAACGCATAATCACCCGACTGCTATCTCACCTTTCGCGGGTGCGGCAACTGGTGCAGGCGGTGAGATTCGTGATGAAGGCGCAACCGGTGTTGGCTCTAAACCGAAAGCGGGATTAACCGGTTTTTCAGTATCGAATTTGAATATTCCTGACTTTGCCCAACCTTGGGAAGCACCATATGGCAAACCCGGTCGAATCGCCACACCGTTACAGATTATGACGGATGGGCCTTTAGGCGGCGCTGCTTATAACAATGAGTTTGGTCGCCCGAATATTGCAGGTTATTTCCGTACGTTTGAATTGGAAGCTGCTGATTCGAATGGTAATGTTGAAGTTCGTGGTTATCACAAACCAATCATGCTGGCTGGCGGTGTAGGTAATATTTCAGCGGAACATTCGCATAAAAATGCTATACCAGCTGGCGCAGCACTTATTCAGCTAGGCGGACCAGCGATGTTGATTGGTTTAGGCGGCGGCGCGGCATCCAGCATGGATACCGGCAGCAATACTGAAAATCTGGATTTTGATTCCGTACAACGCGGCAACCCTGAATTGCAACGTCGTGCGCAAGAAGTGATCGATCGCTGCTGGCAATTAGGTGATAAAAATCCTATTTTAAGCATACATGATGTGGGTGCTGGCGGTATTTCAAATGCATTCCCTGAACTGGTGAATGACGCAAAAGTTGGCGCAGCTTTTCAAATTCGAGATGTACATAATGAAGAACCGGGCATGTCACCGCGCGAGCTTTGGAGCAACGAATCGCAAGAACGTTATGTGATGGCAGTTCTGCAAGAAGATTTACCGCATTTTAAAGCCTTGTGCGAGCGCGAGCGCTGTCCGTTTGCCATTGTCGGTTATGCCACCGAAGCGCGACATTTAACCGTCGCCGATAATCATTTTAATAATAATCCTGTTGATATGGATTTAAGCGTTTTACTTGGCAAACCGCCCAAAATGACACGCGACGTGAAAACGGCAGCCAAATACTTAACCACTTTTAACACGCAAAAAATCGATTTAAAAGATGCTGTCAGCCGCGTCTTAAGGCTACCAGGCGTCGCGGATAAAACGTTCTTAATCACTATCGGCGACCGCTCGGTCACTGGTTTAATCGCGCGCGATCAAATGGTCGGACCGTGGCAAATCCCCGTTAGCGATGTTGCAGTCACTTTAGCAGGTTACGAAACCAATGTTGGCGAAGCATTTGCTATCGGCGAACGCGCGCCAATCGCCTTGATTGATGCACCAGCTTCTGGCCGTATGGCGATTGGTGAGGCGATTACCAATATCGCCGCCGCTGCCATCGATGACATCAGCAACTTGAAATTATCCGCCAACTGGATGGCACCTGCAGGACATGCAGGCGAAGATGCGGCACTTTTTGCAACGGTAAAAGCGGTTGGCATGGAATTATGCCCTGCTCTTGGCATTAGCATTCCTGTCGGCAAAGATTCTATGAGCATGAAAACTGTCTGGGATGATGGCGATACCAAAAAAGCGGTGACCTCACCTATCTCATTAGTCGTGACAGCCTTTGCCAATACTTTAGATGCGCGAAAAACATTAACGCCACAGTTGCGCATCGATTTAGGCGAAACCAAACTGATTTTAATCGATTTAGGTAATGGCAAAAATCGTATGGGCGGTAGCAGTTTGGCGCAGGTTTATGGTCAGATTGGTGACACAGCACCAGATGTGGATAATCCAACGCAGTTAACTACGTTTTTTGCCGCAATTCAACAATTGAATGTCGAAAACAAATTGCTGGCTTATCATGATAGAAGCGATGGCGGTTTATTCACCACTTTAGTAGAAATGGCTTTTGCAGGTCACTGTGGTATCGATATTGACATTGCTGACTTGCAAGGTGATATCGCCAGTGCGCTATTCAACGAAGAATTAGGCGCTGTGATTCAAGTGCGCGCGTCAGATGTTGATGCAGTTTTAACACAATTCAAGTCGTTAAGTACGCATGTTATCGGCTCAGTTACCAACTTAAATCAAATCAACATCACTCAAAATAGCCAGCCTGTTTTTGCTGATAGTCGCGTTAATCTGCATCGCATGTGGTCTGAAACGACTTATCGCATGCAAAGCCTGCGCGATAATCCTGTGTGTGCGCAACAAGAATATGACCGCATATTAAATGTGAGCGATACGGGTTTACACGCGCACTTAACCTTTGATATCAATGAAAATATCGCAGCGCCGTATATCAATAAAGGCGTCAAACCAAAGATGGCGATTCTGCGTGAACAAGGCGTGAATGGCCAAGTAGAGATGGCGGCTGCGTTTGACCGCGCAGGTTTCGCTAGTGTCGATGTACATATGAGCGATGTCATCAGCGGGCGCGTTAAATTAAAAGATTTTGCCGGTTTAGTGGCTTGTGGCGGTTTTAGTTATGGCGATGTTTTAGGCGCAGGCGAAGGCTGGGCAAAATCGATTTTATTTAATAACCGCGCCAATGATGAATTCAGCGCATTCTTTAATCGCACCGATTCATTCGCGCTTGGCGTGTGCAACGGTTGCCAAATGATGAGTAATTTACACAGCATTATTCCCGGCTCTGAACATTGGCCGCATTTTGTTAAAAATAAATCGGAACAGTTTGAAGCGCGTGTGGCGATGGTAGAGGTACTAGAATCACCTTCTATTTTCTTTAATGGTATGGCTGGAAGCCGCATGCCGATTGCTGTTGCACATGGCGAAGGCTTTGCGGAATTTATCTCACAATCGGCTGTCAACAATGTGCTGGATAAAAAGTTGTTGACGATGCGCTTTGTTGAAAATGCGATTGGTTTGAACAATGCGTCAACGCCAACTGAAATTTACCCGTTTAACCCTAACGGTTCGCCGCTAGGAATCACGGGCTTAACCACCCAAGATGGACGGTTTAGTATTATGATGCCACATCCTGAAAGGGTGTTTAGAGCAGTTCAACATTCATGGCGTCCTGATAGTTGGACAGAAGATGCACCTTGGATGAGAATGTTCCGAAATGCCAGAAAATACGTAGATTAA
- a CDS encoding FTR1 family iron permease — translation MFETLMITFREGLEAFLIIAITIAYLTKTGGEKLIPSVRSACYVAIIACIILGIALAKIGGLTPFWEGTLALTAAILVISCTMHMLKMGKHMKSEITGAIDKAVANPGSGAKAAIFAFVLLMIGREGLEAATMIASLAQSNDSTNLVVGGVLGLIVAGAVAAAWSKYGHRINLGLFFQVTAAFMVIFSIQLLIYAFHEYTESIEVANLGIIDNAYWHAATETFGPQGRVGAWISYSLVLVPLAFLAYSFLTSKNASKLVSSH, via the coding sequence ATGTTTGAAACCCTTATGATTACGTTTAGAGAAGGTTTAGAAGCTTTTCTAATCATTGCAATCACCATTGCTTACTTAACTAAAACGGGTGGCGAAAAACTCATTCCATCTGTACGCAGCGCCTGTTACGTCGCAATTATCGCCTGTATTATCTTGGGTATCGCATTGGCTAAAATTGGTGGACTCACCCCATTTTGGGAGGGCACATTAGCATTAACAGCCGCCATTTTAGTGATTAGCTGTACGATGCATATGTTAAAAATGGGCAAGCACATGAAAAGTGAGATTACTGGTGCAATTGATAAAGCCGTTGCTAACCCTGGCAGCGGTGCAAAAGCCGCAATATTTGCCTTTGTATTACTGATGATTGGCCGCGAAGGTTTAGAAGCAGCAACCATGATCGCCTCTTTAGCGCAAAGTAATGACAGCACTAATTTAGTCGTTGGTGGCGTGTTAGGTTTAATCGTTGCTGGTGCTGTGGCTGCTGCATGGAGCAAATATGGCCATCGCATCAATTTAGGCTTATTTTTCCAAGTAACCGCTGCGTTTATGGTGATATTTTCAATTCAATTGCTTATTTATGCGTTTCACGAATATACCGAATCAATTGAAGTAGCTAATTTAGGCATTATCGATAATGCTTACTGGCACGCCGCAACCGAAACTTTCGGCCCTCAAGGCCGCGTCGGCGCTTGGATTTCTTACAGCTTGGTTTTAGTGCCGTTGGCGTTCTTAGCGTACAGCTTCTTAACCAGTAAAAATGCATCAAAATTAGTCAGTAGCCATTAA
- a CDS encoding 3',5'-nucleoside bisphosphate phosphatase, producing MPAQIDLHCHSTISDGLLAPQDIVALAAKSGIKVMALTDHDDITGLAIARAAAEQHGIHFVNGVEISVTWKRRTLHIVGLRFDAENETLKNALAAVRIGRDERARQMSEGLAKVGIANAYEGAKEISKQSIMTRSHFAQFLVKNGHAKDAKAVFKKFLVKGKPGFVDHQWMDLESAVNLITNAGGQAVIAHPGRYDLGTINMMLLMHEFRGYGGAAIEVVTGSHNPPQYQQFAKIAHRFSLKASLGSDYHGPGLSYMAMGCVPDLPAGCDPVWADWPEAQYLN from the coding sequence ATGCCTGCACAGATAGACTTACATTGTCATTCCACTATTTCAGATGGCTTATTAGCGCCGCAAGATATCGTTGCGTTGGCGGCAAAAAGTGGCATTAAAGTGATGGCGCTAACCGACCATGACGATATTACTGGCTTGGCGATTGCGCGTGCTGCGGCTGAACAGCATGGCATTCATTTTGTGAATGGTGTGGAGATTTCGGTCACTTGGAAAAGACGCACTTTGCATATTGTGGGTTTAAGGTTTGATGCGGAAAATGAGACTTTGAAAAATGCGCTTGCTGCGGTGCGCATCGGGCGCGATGAGCGCGCCAGGCAAATGTCAGAAGGTTTGGCGAAAGTAGGTATTGCAAATGCGTATGAAGGCGCAAAAGAAATATCCAAACAAAGCATTATGACGCGTAGCCATTTTGCGCAGTTTTTGGTCAAAAATGGCCATGCTAAAGATGCCAAAGCTGTGTTTAAAAAGTTTCTAGTCAAAGGCAAACCTGGTTTTGTCGATCATCAATGGATGGATCTTGAATCGGCGGTGAATTTGATTACCAATGCTGGCGGTCAAGCTGTCATCGCGCATCCAGGTCGTTATGATTTGGGCACAATTAATATGATGTTGCTGATGCACGAATTTAGAGGCTACGGTGGCGCGGCGATTGAAGTGGTCACTGGCAGCCATAATCCGCCGCAATATCAACAATTTGCCAAAATCGCGCATCGATTCAGCTTAAAAGCTTCATTAGGTTCAGATTATCACGGGCCAGGATTGTCTTATATGGCGATGGGTTGCGTGCCCGATTTGCCTGCTGGTTGCGACCCTGTTTGGGCGGATTGGCCAGAAGCACAGTATTTAAATTAG
- a CDS encoding site-2 protease family protein, translated as MDFFNLLNALQSLTTIQRIAVTAIPMILAITVHEAAHGYAARYYGDMTAHNLGRISLNPIRHIDLVGTVIVPSITMLVGGIFFGWAKPVPVNFMKLRNPKRDMLWVAAAGPGANLGMAILWAIAIQFAHFLPEYAALPFALMGAAGILVNTILMVLNLLPIPPLDGGRIAVSLLPNNLAIKYAQIERYGFIILIVLLVTHILDKIMWPFVMFTLQGISAVFF; from the coding sequence ATGGATTTTTTTAATCTTTTAAACGCGCTGCAATCACTCACCACCATTCAACGCATTGCCGTTACCGCTATTCCCATGATTTTAGCCATTACTGTGCATGAAGCCGCGCATGGCTACGCGGCGCGCTATTATGGCGATATGACAGCGCATAACTTAGGTCGCATTTCGCTAAACCCGATTCGCCATATCGATTTGGTTGGCACAGTTATTGTGCCGAGTATCACCATGCTGGTTGGCGGTATATTTTTTGGCTGGGCCAAACCTGTGCCAGTTAACTTTATGAAGCTGCGTAATCCTAAACGCGATATGTTGTGGGTAGCGGCTGCTGGGCCGGGTGCTAATTTAGGGATGGCGATTTTATGGGCAATTGCAATTCAATTCGCTCATTTTTTACCAGAATATGCGGCATTGCCATTTGCATTAATGGGCGCAGCAGGCATATTAGTCAATACCATTTTAATGGTGCTAAATTTGTTGCCCATACCGCCGCTAGATGGCGGGCGCATTGCGGTGAGTTTATTACCGAATAATCTGGCGATTAAATATGCGCAAATTGAGCGTTATGGCTTTATTATTTTAATAGTTTTATTGGTGACGCATATTCTTGATAAAATTATGTGGCCGTTTGTGATGTTCACTTTGCAGGGTATTTCAGCGGTGTTTTTTTAG
- a CDS encoding tryptophan--tRNA ligase, which produces MALERVLSGMRPTGNLHLGHYNGVLKNWIKLQHEHECLFFVADWHALTTHYDTPEIIEESVWEMVIDWLAAGVDPANATIFIQSRVPEHAELHTLLSMITPLSWLERVPTYKDQQEKLASKDLSTYGFLGYPLLQSADILIYKATQVPVGEDQIPHIEFTREIARRFNHIYGKETGFEEKAKAAIKKLGSKRSALYEEMRSAYQQAGDEEALESARALIEEQQGMSMGDKERLLGYLEGGGKMILIEPDYKLMPASKMPGLDGQKMSKSYNNTISLREDKDVVAKKIKTMPTDPARIRRTDPGDPAKCPVWQLHEIYSDKSTQDWVQNGCKTAAIGCIECKTPVIESVLKELKPIQERAAEYAEDLTLVKNIVAEGCEKARKLARETMRDVRDAMGLNYS; this is translated from the coding sequence ATGGCGTTAGAACGCGTTTTATCGGGCATGCGCCCTACGGGGAACTTACATTTAGGTCACTATAACGGTGTGCTTAAAAATTGGATTAAACTACAGCATGAACACGAATGCTTGTTTTTTGTGGCCGATTGGCATGCATTAACCACGCATTACGATACGCCAGAAATCATCGAAGAATCAGTTTGGGAAATGGTCATCGATTGGCTGGCAGCGGGTGTTGACCCAGCAAATGCGACTATATTCATCCAATCGCGCGTGCCAGAACATGCCGAATTACACACATTATTGAGCATGATTACACCGTTAAGTTGGTTAGAGCGTGTGCCCACTTATAAAGACCAGCAAGAGAAATTAGCCAGCAAAGATCTATCTACATACGGTTTTTTAGGTTATCCATTGCTGCAAAGTGCCGATATTCTCATCTACAAAGCCACTCAGGTGCCAGTCGGTGAAGACCAGATTCCGCATATTGAATTCACGCGTGAAATCGCGCGCCGCTTTAATCATATCTATGGCAAAGAAACGGGTTTTGAAGAAAAAGCCAAAGCTGCCATTAAAAAATTAGGCAGCAAAAGAAGCGCCTTGTATGAAGAAATGCGTAGTGCGTATCAGCAAGCCGGCGATGAGGAAGCGTTAGAATCTGCACGCGCCTTGATTGAAGAGCAACAAGGTATGAGCATGGGCGATAAGGAACGATTGCTTGGTTACCTTGAAGGCGGCGGAAAAATGATTTTGATCGAGCCAGATTACAAGCTGATGCCAGCTTCTAAAATGCCGGGTTTAGATGGCCAGAAAATGTCTAAATCGTATAACAACACTATTTCATTGCGCGAAGATAAAGACGTTGTTGCCAAAAAAATCAAAACCATGCCTACTGATCCAGCGCGTATTCGCCGCACCGATCCAGGCGATCCCGCCAAATGCCCAGTCTGGCAGTTACACGAAATTTATTCGGATAAATCCACGCAAGATTGGGTGCAAAATGGCTGCAAAACGGCCGCTATTGGTTGTATAGAATGTAAAACACCTGTGATAGAAAGCGTGTTGAAAGAACTGAAACCCATTCAAGAACGCGCAGCAGAATATGCAGAAGATTTAACTTTAGTTAAAAATATCGTTGCAGAAGGCTGTGAAAAAGCGCGTAAATTGGCGCGTGAGACCATGCGTGATGTGCGTGATGCGATGGGTTTGAATTACAGTTGA
- a CDS encoding L-threonylcarbamoyladenylate synthase, protein MAQFFVINADNPQARLIKHAVEILRAGGVIAYPTDSSYALGCMMGFKDAQDRIRQIRGLNADHLFTLVCRNLSELSVYAQVDNSQFRLLKANTPAAYTFVLKATREVPRRLQHAKRSTVGIRVPDHLVVQALLDELAEPMLSMTLQLPNDDAPLNEAWEIRERLESQVDLVIDSAVSFAGLTTVVDLTNAEPALIRQGVADAAPFGLQAS, encoded by the coding sequence ATGGCGCAATTCTTTGTCATTAATGCCGATAATCCGCAAGCACGTCTGATAAAACATGCGGTTGAGATTTTGCGCGCTGGCGGTGTGATTGCTTACCCGACTGATTCTAGCTACGCGCTGGGTTGCATGATGGGTTTTAAAGATGCGCAAGATAGAATTCGCCAAATTCGTGGGCTAAATGCAGACCATTTATTTACCTTGGTTTGCCGCAATCTCAGTGAGTTAAGTGTGTATGCGCAAGTGGATAATAGCCAATTTAGGTTGCTTAAAGCCAATACGCCGGCGGCTTACACGTTTGTACTTAAAGCCACCAGAGAAGTGCCGCGCCGTTTGCAACACGCAAAACGCAGCACGGTTGGCATTCGCGTGCCAGACCATTTAGTTGTGCAAGCGCTGTTAGATGAGCTGGCAGAACCGATGTTAAGCATGACTTTGCAGTTGCCAAACGACGATGCACCGCTGAATGAAGCGTGGGAAATACGCGAACGCTTAGAAAGCCAAGTAGACTTGGTGATTGATTCTGCGGTGAGTTTTGCTGGTTTGACGACGGTTGTCGACTTAACCAATGCAGAACCCGCATTAATTCGCCAAGGTGTGGCCGATGCCGCGCCGTTTGGTTTGCAAGCAAGTTAA
- a CDS encoding septation protein A, protein MKFLFDLIPVILFFIGFKLYDIFTATAIAIGATVALIIYAKVRHGKVEKMLLVNGAIISVLGGVTLLLHDKTFIMWKPTVLYWLLAAVLLIANLFFKKNFIQQMMGKMLNAPVSVWNKLNLAWVIFLVILGFVNLYIAFNYSENTWVNFKLFGVTSIMFIFIIAQTLLLKQYLIEPVDEKKE, encoded by the coding sequence ATGAAATTTTTATTTGATTTAATCCCTGTGATTTTATTTTTTATCGGCTTTAAGTTATACGATATTTTTACCGCAACGGCGATTGCAATTGGCGCCACCGTTGCGCTGATTATTTATGCCAAAGTGCGTCATGGAAAAGTAGAAAAAATGTTGCTGGTGAATGGCGCGATTATCAGCGTATTGGGCGGCGTGACTTTATTACTGCACGATAAAACTTTTATCATGTGGAAGCCGACTGTGTTGTATTGGCTGCTGGCGGCGGTTTTATTGATTGCGAATCTATTTTTTAAGAAAAACTTTATTCAACAAATGATGGGGAAAATGCTCAATGCACCTGTATCTGTTTGGAATAAACTCAATTTAGCTTGGGTGATTTTTTTGGTGATTTTAGGTTTTGTAAATCTTTATATTGCGTTTAATTATTCAGAAAATACATGGGTTAACTTTAAATTGTTTGGTGTGACCAGCATCATGTTTATCTTTATCATCGCGCAAACCCTATTGCTTAAACAATATTTGATTGAGCCTGTTGATGAGAAAAAGGAATAG
- a CDS encoding peptidylprolyl isomerase: MKITQIFVAIAALSALSIAPSVYAADSVATVNGKPIKQSWVDYIMKDAQARGQKPSDGMKNAIINELVGSELAYQEAQKQGIDKLPDYKVNEELTQRKLLVNIFLADYMKKNPVTEADTKAAYEQYKKELGDKEYNARHILVKTEAEANDILAQIKKGSDFAKLAKEKSMDPGSKEKGGDLGWFSPAGMVKPFSDAVSTLKKGEVSPAPVQTQFGWHVIKMIDTRATQVPSYDKVKEGLERTLQQRKLEKMMLDLKAKAKIDVPGATATPAATK, encoded by the coding sequence ATGAAGATTACCCAAATTTTCGTTGCAATCGCTGCATTATCAGCACTTTCAATTGCACCTTCCGTATATGCAGCCGATTCAGTCGCTACTGTAAACGGCAAGCCCATCAAGCAATCTTGGGTCGATTACATCATGAAAGATGCGCAAGCGCGCGGTCAAAAACCATCTGATGGCATGAAAAACGCCATTATCAATGAGTTAGTTGGTTCAGAGTTAGCGTATCAAGAAGCGCAAAAACAAGGCATCGATAAATTGCCTGACTACAAAGTCAATGAAGAATTAACGCAACGCAAATTGCTGGTTAATATTTTCCTAGCTGATTACATGAAGAAAAATCCAGTGACAGAAGCAGACACCAAAGCCGCCTACGAACAATACAAAAAAGAGCTGGGCGATAAAGAATATAACGCGCGCCATATTTTAGTAAAAACTGAAGCTGAAGCGAACGATATCTTAGCGCAAATCAAAAAAGGCAGCGACTTTGCTAAATTGGCAAAAGAAAAATCCATGGATCCTGGCTCTAAAGAAAAAGGTGGCGATTTAGGCTGGTTCTCTCCTGCTGGCATGGTTAAACCATTTAGCGATGCTGTTTCTACACTTAAAAAAGGTGAAGTTTCACCTGCGCCAGTGCAAACTCAATTCGGCTGGCATGTGATTAAAATGATCGATACGCGCGCCACACAAGTGCCGTCATACGATAAAGTAAAAGAAGGTTTAGAGCGTACATTGCAACAACGTAAACTAGAAAAAATGATGTTGGATTTAAAAGCAAAAGCTAAAATCGATGTTCCTGGTGCAACTGCTACGCCTGCAGCGACTAAATAA
- a CDS encoding YciI family protein, with protein MLYAIVTEDTPNSLEKRIAHRPAHFARITELHNQGRLVLAGPLPAIDSIDPGPAGFTGSLIVAEFSDLDTAKAWANDDPFVHAGVYANVIVKPFRQSLP; from the coding sequence ATGCTGTACGCGATTGTTACAGAAGACACGCCCAATAGTCTGGAAAAGCGCATCGCGCATCGTCCAGCGCATTTTGCCCGCATCACAGAATTGCATAACCAAGGTCGCTTAGTCTTAGCTGGCCCATTGCCAGCCATTGATAGCATAGACCCAGGCCCAGCCGGTTTTACTGGCAGCTTGATTGTGGCGGAGTTTAGCGATTTAGATACTGCGAAAGCATGGGCAAATGATGACCCATTTGTACATGCTGGCGTTTATGCGAACGTGATTGTGAAACCTTTTAGACAATCGCTACCCTAA
- a CDS encoding BolA family protein: protein MKLTEVIQNRLAQLNPVSVELKDDSALHAGHAGNTGGGHFSLKIVSSQFSQKSQIIRHRLIYQALTDLMPQQIHAISILAISPDDPTN from the coding sequence ATGAAATTAACTGAAGTTATTCAAAATAGACTTGCCCAACTGAACCCCGTTAGCGTGGAGTTAAAAGACGATAGCGCTTTACACGCAGGGCATGCGGGCAATACTGGCGGCGGACATTTCAGCTTAAAAATAGTAAGCTCGCAATTCTCACAAAAATCACAGATAATACGACATCGTTTAATTTATCAAGCACTTACAGACTTAATGCCGCAACAAATACATGCTATAAGCATACTTGCAATTTCGCCTGACGACCCAACTAACTAA